In the genome of Pontibacter actiniarum, the window GGGCTATCCATATCTAAGCGGGTTCCCTCTTAGTTAACAATACCGGCAGCGCCACCTCGAAAGGGTGGCGCTGTTGTTTTAAAGGCCCCGTAGCCCCTGTGGGGCTTTGAAAGTGCCTGTGAGCGTTGTTGCAGCTATATTGCAAGCGAGTCCTGTTAAACAACAAAAAAATATTCTGCGACACAGTTGGAAAGTTCTACTGCTTTTTTACTTTTGTAGTGTACTAGGTATCTAATACACTAAGCCAATAAAACTATGATAAAACTTTCACACATTAGCTTCAGGTACAAAAAGCGGCGGCAGCTCTTCGCGGACCTGAACCTTACCCTGCAGCCGGGCTTTATCTATGGCTTGCTGGGTAAAAACGGCGCTGGCAAGTCGTCGCTGCTTAAGCACATGGTAGGCCTGCTTTACCCGGACAGTGGCACATGTACCGTCTTCGGCTTCGACACCTCAGCGCGTAAGCCGGCTATGCTGCAGGACATGTACCTGGTGCCGGAGGAGTTTAACCTGCCTGCCATCAGCCTGGCGACCTTTGTGAAGGCCAACGCTGTGTTTTACTCCCGGTTTAGCTATAACCAGCTGCAGGCATACCTGGCCGAGTTTGAGCTGTCAGAGAATGATAAGCTGTCTACGTTGTCATACGGCCAGAAGAAGAAGTTCCTGATCGCCTTCGGCCTTGCCACTAACGCCCGCGTCTTAATCCTCGACGAGCCAACCAACGGCCTGGACATCCCCTCAAAAAGCCAGTTCAGGAAGATTATGGCGGCGGCACTGGACGAAGAGAAGATCATCATCATCTCCACGCACCAGGTGCGCGACCTGGAAAACCTGATCGATAGCATTGTGGTGCTGGAGCAGGGCAACATCATCTTTAACCAAAGTATAGCCGACATTTCAGAACGCCTGGCTTTTGAGCATAGTCTGGCCGGTGTGCCGGACGAGGAGGTGCTGTACGCCGAGGAGTTGCAGGGGCGCAGAGCGGGTATCGTGAAGAACATAGCCGGCATAGACAGCCGCGTAGATATGGAACTGTTGTTTAACGGTATCGTGAAGAATGCACCTGCCATTAATGGCGCTTTTGCCAACCTGAAGTATGAGTACTAACCTTAGCCCGGGAGCAATGGCCGCAAAGCAGGTGCGCCCAGGCCTGCGCTCGCTCTGGATCAGTGCGGCCGCCCTGGGCTGCGCTTTCCTGGTGCAGGCGGTGCAGCTGGATTATACTTCTACGCTGCAGTTGCTCTTGAATAACTTCGCGGCAACGCTGTAATAATTGTTTAGACCATTTGTACAAAATAGAACTATGAATACTGCATTCGATTTAACTCGGCTGGGCCACTTTATAAAGCGGCAGCTGTACATGAATAGTAGCTCGCTGTGGGTAGGCACCGTGGCGGTAACAGGTTTTTTGCTGGTGGCGTCGGTGCTCCTCCCGTACTTTAAGGGAGCGAACAGTGTGCCTGTGCTGGTAAACCTGTTTGGGACCGTCTTCTTTATCAGCGGGTTTGTTCTCACAAGTAAAGTATATGCCGAAATGC includes:
- a CDS encoding ATP-binding cassette domain-containing protein; translated protein: MIKLSHISFRYKKRRQLFADLNLTLQPGFIYGLLGKNGAGKSSLLKHMVGLLYPDSGTCTVFGFDTSARKPAMLQDMYLVPEEFNLPAISLATFVKANAVFYSRFSYNQLQAYLAEFELSENDKLSTLSYGQKKKFLIAFGLATNARVLILDEPTNGLDIPSKSQFRKIMAAALDEEKIIIISTHQVRDLENLIDSIVVLEQGNIIFNQSIADISERLAFEHSLAGVPDEEVLYAEELQGRRAGIVKNIAGIDSRVDMELLFNGIVKNAPAINGAFANLKYEY